One stretch of Microbacterium terrae DNA includes these proteins:
- a CDS encoding TadA family conjugal transfer-associated ATPase, translating to MPEPFLVQPRRPRAAVAGERVRIRAVGALDDTRHVGPRGAESTGFAPGAASTGFVPRAVRAAAVDDGGPTPRDRSPERTEPGERVPARSWTDHALLQPLRAYLEDPAVTDVFVNGSAGLFVDRGRGAEPVAQWRAAEADVRELAIALIALGGRHLDDAAPAVDVRLDGGARVHAVLPPVSAGGTAISIRVPRLDRVDLDALDRAGMFAAGIRSVLDDAVRRRVNLLVTGAAGAGKTTLLAALLGAAAPGERIVTVEDVAELRIDHQHHVRLEARQANLEGVGAIDLARLVREALRMRPDRLVVGECRGAEVRELLSALNTGHYGGAGTLHANSLRDVPARLEALGALAGLDDAALARQAVGAIGLVVHVERREDGARQVAGIARPFIDDGGRLSVEDVPCSAG from the coding sequence ATGCCCGAGCCGTTCCTCGTCCAGCCTCGTCGCCCGCGCGCGGCGGTCGCGGGGGAGCGCGTGCGGATCCGCGCCGTCGGGGCGCTCGACGACACTCGCCACGTCGGTCCGCGCGGAGCGGAGTCGACCGGGTTCGCGCCGGGTGCGGCATCGACCGGGTTCGTGCCGCGGGCGGTACGTGCGGCAGCCGTCGACGACGGCGGGCCGACTCCGCGAGACCGCAGCCCCGAACGGACGGAGCCCGGCGAGCGCGTACCCGCGCGGTCGTGGACGGATCACGCGCTGCTGCAGCCGCTCCGCGCGTACCTCGAAGACCCCGCCGTCACCGACGTGTTCGTCAACGGATCCGCGGGTCTCTTCGTCGACCGTGGTCGGGGTGCGGAGCCGGTTGCGCAGTGGCGAGCGGCCGAGGCCGATGTGCGCGAGCTCGCGATCGCGCTGATCGCGCTCGGCGGCCGGCACCTCGACGATGCCGCGCCCGCCGTCGACGTGCGCCTCGACGGAGGCGCGCGCGTCCACGCGGTGCTCCCGCCGGTCTCAGCCGGCGGAACCGCGATCTCGATCCGCGTGCCGCGGCTCGACAGGGTCGATCTCGACGCCCTGGACCGCGCCGGGATGTTCGCCGCCGGCATTCGCTCCGTGCTCGACGACGCGGTCCGCCGCCGGGTCAACCTGCTGGTCACCGGCGCTGCCGGCGCCGGGAAGACGACCCTGCTCGCCGCCCTCCTCGGCGCAGCAGCGCCGGGCGAGCGGATCGTCACCGTCGAGGACGTCGCCGAACTGCGCATCGACCATCAGCACCACGTCCGACTCGAGGCTCGGCAGGCCAATCTCGAGGGCGTCGGCGCGATCGACCTCGCGCGCCTCGTCCGCGAGGCGCTGCGCATGCGTCCCGACCGCCTGGTCGTGGGGGAGTGCCGGGGCGCGGAGGTGCGCGAACTGCTGTCGGCGCTCAACACCGGTCACTACGGCGGCGCCGGCACGCTGCACGCCAACAGCCTGCGCGATGTTCCGGCCCGGCTCGAGGCTCTCGGCGCGCTCGCCGGCCTCGACGATGCGGCTCTCGCGCGCCAGGCTGTCGGCGCAATCGGGCTCGTCGTGCATGTCGAGCGTCGAGAAGACGGCGCGCGGCAGGTCGCCGGCATCGCCCGTCCGTTCATCGACGACGGCGGGCGGCTGAGCGTGGAGGATGTGCCGTGCTCGGCCGGCTGA
- the topA gene encoding type I DNA topoisomerase: MTEGKKLVIVESPTKMKSIQGYLGDGYEVLSSVGHIRDLADKKDIPAEKKKAYGKYSIDVENGFDPFYVPSERGKKTVAELKRALKNADELLLATDEDREGEAIAWHLLEALKPKVPVKRMVFHEITKDAIQAAVGNTRELDLALVDAQETRRILDRLYGWDVSPVLWMKVQQGTSAGRVQSAATRLVVDRERERMAFVSASYWDIETQASSGSESFAARLARLDGAALARGTDFDDRGTLKKAVVVLSEAEVRELATAIEAAGEASVTALEAKPGTRSPKPPFTTSTLQQEAGRKLSMSAKHAMSVAQRLYEKGFITYMRTDSTALSTQAVTAARAQAVAMYGDKAVPPNPRTYRNNAKNAQEAHEAIRPSGDMFRTPSEVSKELDRDEQRLYDLIWKRTMASQMSDAKYETTTVTLAVTAAGRRAEFTASGTVYTFKGFLEAYEEGSDEKRSDADRAENQSLPIVAVGDVLRLDEVEPKGHSTSPKPRYTEASLVKALEEKGIGRPSTFASIIDVIINRGYVTKRGQALIPSWLAFSVVRLLEQHFADLVDYDFTAALEDDLDAIARGEQKRQDWLQEFYYGSEGHVGLRNIVDNLGEIDARALNSTPIGDVATLRFGKYGPYLEIPDAENPDAEPRRVNIPEDLAPDELTPARAQELIDAPVAGDRVLGENPANGKIVVVKDGRFGPYVQETDPPTVEDADESTGEIVEEPPATKKRAAAKKAPAAPKPRTASLFKSMSVDTIDLETALRLLDLPRTVGIDPETEVPITAQNGRYGPYLKKGTDSRTLQSEQQLFDITLEEALAVYAQPKYGNRGASSALKEFEADPVSGKPIKVKDGRFGAYVTDGETNVTIPRGQTPDDITFEIAVQMLADKRAKGPAPKRTTRRTTTTRKPAAKK; the protein is encoded by the coding sequence GTGACAGAAGGCAAGAAGCTCGTCATCGTCGAGTCACCGACGAAGATGAAGTCGATCCAGGGCTACCTCGGCGATGGTTACGAGGTGCTCAGCTCGGTCGGGCACATCCGCGATCTCGCCGACAAGAAGGACATCCCGGCGGAGAAGAAGAAGGCGTACGGCAAGTACTCCATCGACGTCGAGAACGGCTTCGATCCCTTCTACGTTCCGAGTGAGCGCGGCAAGAAGACCGTCGCCGAACTCAAGCGCGCGCTCAAGAACGCCGACGAACTCCTGCTCGCGACCGATGAGGACCGCGAGGGCGAGGCGATCGCCTGGCACCTGCTCGAGGCGCTCAAGCCCAAGGTTCCCGTCAAGCGCATGGTGTTCCACGAGATCACCAAGGACGCCATCCAGGCCGCCGTCGGCAACACCCGCGAACTCGACCTCGCGCTCGTCGACGCGCAGGAGACCCGCCGCATCCTCGACCGCCTGTACGGGTGGGACGTCTCGCCCGTGCTGTGGATGAAGGTGCAGCAGGGCACGTCCGCCGGTCGCGTGCAGTCGGCGGCCACGCGTCTCGTCGTCGATCGCGAGCGCGAGCGCATGGCGTTCGTCTCGGCCTCGTACTGGGACATCGAGACGCAGGCGTCGTCGGGCTCAGAGTCGTTCGCGGCGCGCCTCGCGCGCCTGGACGGAGCGGCCCTCGCCCGCGGAACCGACTTCGACGACCGTGGAACGCTGAAGAAGGCCGTCGTCGTCTTGAGCGAGGCCGAGGTGCGCGAGCTCGCGACAGCGATCGAAGCCGCCGGCGAAGCATCCGTCACCGCACTGGAGGCGAAGCCCGGCACCCGCAGCCCCAAGCCCCCCTTCACCACCTCGACCCTCCAGCAGGAGGCGGGGCGCAAGCTCTCGATGAGCGCCAAGCACGCCATGAGCGTCGCGCAGCGTCTGTACGAGAAGGGCTTCATCACCTATATGCGCACCGACTCGACGGCGCTGTCGACGCAGGCCGTGACCGCGGCGCGCGCGCAGGCGGTCGCGATGTACGGCGACAAGGCGGTGCCCCCGAACCCGCGCACCTACCGCAACAACGCGAAGAACGCGCAAGAGGCGCACGAGGCGATCCGCCCGTCGGGCGACATGTTCCGCACCCCCTCCGAGGTGTCGAAGGAACTCGACCGCGACGAGCAGCGGCTGTACGACCTCATCTGGAAGCGCACCATGGCGAGCCAGATGTCCGACGCGAAGTACGAGACCACAACGGTCACCCTCGCCGTCACCGCCGCCGGGCGGCGCGCGGAGTTCACCGCCTCGGGCACCGTCTACACCTTCAAGGGCTTCCTCGAGGCGTACGAGGAGGGCAGCGACGAGAAGCGCTCCGACGCCGATCGTGCCGAGAACCAGTCGCTCCCGATCGTCGCGGTCGGCGATGTGCTCCGCCTCGACGAGGTCGAGCCGAAGGGGCACAGCACGAGCCCCAAGCCCCGCTACACCGAGGCCTCGCTGGTCAAGGCGCTCGAGGAGAAGGGCATCGGGCGCCCGTCGACCTTCGCGAGCATCATCGACGTGATCATCAACCGCGGGTACGTCACCAAACGCGGCCAGGCCCTCATCCCGAGTTGGCTCGCCTTCAGCGTGGTGCGGCTGCTCGAACAGCACTTCGCCGACCTTGTCGACTACGACTTCACCGCGGCGCTCGAAGACGACCTCGACGCCATCGCACGCGGCGAGCAGAAGCGCCAGGACTGGCTGCAGGAGTTCTACTACGGCTCCGAGGGCCACGTGGGTCTGCGCAACATCGTGGACAACCTCGGCGAGATCGACGCCCGCGCGCTCAACTCGACGCCCATCGGCGACGTCGCGACCCTGCGGTTCGGCAAGTACGGTCCGTACCTCGAGATCCCGGATGCCGAGAACCCCGACGCGGAACCGCGCCGCGTGAACATCCCCGAAGACCTGGCGCCCGACGAGCTCACGCCCGCCCGCGCCCAGGAGCTGATCGATGCTCCGGTCGCCGGCGACCGCGTGCTCGGCGAGAACCCGGCGAACGGCAAGATCGTCGTCGTGAAGGACGGCCGGTTCGGCCCCTACGTGCAGGAGACCGATCCGCCCACCGTCGAGGACGCCGACGAGTCCACCGGCGAGATCGTCGAGGAGCCTCCCGCGACGAAGAAGCGCGCTGCCGCGAAGAAGGCGCCGGCCGCCCCGAAGCCGCGCACCGCGTCGCTGTTCAAGTCGATGTCGGTCGACACGATCGACCTCGAGACCGCGCTGCGCCTTCTCGATCTGCCGCGCACGGTCGGCATCGACCCCGAGACCGAGGTGCCGATCACGGCGCAGAACGGCCGCTACGGCCCGTACCTCAAGAAGGGCACCGACTCGCGCACGCTGCAGAGCGAGCAGCAGCTGTTCGACATCACCCTCGAGGAGGCGCTCGCCGTCTATGCGCAGCCGAAGTACGGCAACCGCGGTGCATCGAGCGCACTCAAGGAGTTCGAGGCCGACCCCGTCAGCGGCAAGCCGATCAAGGTGAAGGACGGCCGATTCGGCGCGTACGTCACCGACGGTGAGACGAACGTCACGATCCCGCGCGGACAGACGCCCGACGACATCACCTTCGAGATCGCGGTGCAGATGCTCGCCGACAAGCGCGCCAAGGGTCCGGCTCCCAAGCGCACCACGCGGCGTACGACGACCACCCGCAAGCCCGCGGCCAAGAAGTGA
- a CDS encoding DUF4244 domain-containing protein, which produces MNIPGSRSREVIPRLTRRRAERLFLHRDPDDVGAATAEYAIATMAAVAFAGLLVVIMRSDEVRGILTDLVRRALTVA; this is translated from the coding sequence ATGAACATCCCCGGATCGAGAAGCCGTGAGGTGATCCCGCGTCTGACTCGCCGTCGCGCCGAGCGCCTCTTCCTCCATCGAGACCCCGATGACGTCGGCGCCGCGACCGCGGAGTACGCCATCGCGACGATGGCGGCGGTCGCCTTCGCCGGACTGCTGGTCGTCATCATGCGCAGCGACGAGGTGCGCGGCATCCTCACCGACCTCGTCCGCCGCGCACTCACGGTGGCCTGA
- a CDS encoding Rv3654c family TadE-like protein: protein MAGAVAAVGVIACAGAVGFALATAGAASVCSQRVAAAADAAALAAADTAAGAAVGVPCERAAELAEAGGARLVACDLDGLVATVEVAGDFGPFEVAARARAGPPPTGGP from the coding sequence ATGGCAGGAGCGGTGGCCGCGGTCGGAGTGATCGCCTGCGCGGGCGCCGTCGGGTTCGCGCTCGCGACGGCGGGGGCGGCATCCGTCTGCAGCCAGCGGGTCGCCGCAGCCGCCGACGCCGCCGCCCTGGCGGCGGCCGACACGGCAGCCGGCGCGGCCGTGGGCGTCCCCTGCGAGCGGGCCGCCGAGCTCGCCGAAGCGGGCGGCGCCCGACTCGTCGCGTGCGATCTCGACGGGCTCGTCGCGACGGTGGAGGTCGCCGGCGACTTCGGTCCCTTCGAGGTCGCCGCCCGTGCCCGCGCTGGTCCTCCGCCCACGGGAGGACCATGA
- a CDS encoding TadE family type IV pilus minor pilin, which produces MRRLGGGGAWGLGAGDRPDDRGAVAAEFAVALPVVALVLVFGVTMLGVSSAQVRLQDAAADAARLAARGESAARVLDAVESAVAGAQGDIEQRGDLVCVMAQAPTRLPLRIAATSCALAGGF; this is translated from the coding sequence ATGCGGCGACTCGGCGGCGGAGGAGCCTGGGGCCTCGGCGCGGGTGATCGTCCCGACGATCGGGGTGCGGTCGCCGCCGAGTTCGCCGTGGCGCTGCCCGTGGTCGCGCTCGTGCTCGTGTTCGGGGTGACGATGCTCGGGGTGAGCTCGGCGCAGGTGCGCCTGCAGGATGCCGCGGCCGATGCCGCGCGACTCGCGGCCCGTGGCGAGAGCGCCGCCCGCGTGCTCGACGCCGTCGAGTCCGCTGTGGCCGGAGCCCAGGGAGACATCGAGCAGCGGGGCGACCTCGTCTGCGTGATGGCGCAGGCGCCGACCCGCCTTCCGCTGCGGATCGCCGCGACGAGCTGCGCGCTCGCGGGCGGGTTCTGA
- a CDS encoding alpha/beta hydrolase: MLTAAALLLTGCLYSLIPEESPRSTASAAPVTDGVSPDLLPFYSQTLDWAPCSGSFECTTVTVPLDWTDPAAGELDIAVTRSRAEGGEPRGSILTNPGGPGASGIDIVQSSLSFMVGDPVRAVYDTIGFDPRGVGQSTAVRCLDAAEMDDYLYDIPAAERGTTAWEDELLDRHRDFAEACDASSDGILPFITTENAARDMDVLRAVLGDSELTYLGYSYGTFLGATYAELYPDRAGRLVLDGAVDPSISGLEVGTVQAVGFESALRAYMADCLTDDACPFRGSVDQAMADLGTLLASVDRDALRNGDGRMLGADALMTSIISPLYAEWSWPALTQSLTAVLAGDPTFAFGLADEYYNRVDGVYVDNQTEAFRAYNCLDYPVEVDPEDTAAAEARMEAEAPTIAPYWSGPDPCSVWSYPPTGQRGPIAADGAPPIVVVGTTNDPATPYEWAVSLADQLSSGVLVTRVGEGHTGYNKGNECVDTAVEDYLVDGIVPEDGLTCE; encoded by the coding sequence ATGCTCACCGCTGCCGCGCTGCTCCTCACCGGCTGCCTGTACTCGCTCATCCCCGAGGAGTCGCCGCGGTCCACCGCCAGCGCCGCACCCGTCACCGACGGCGTGTCGCCCGACTTGCTCCCGTTCTACTCGCAGACGCTCGACTGGGCGCCGTGCAGCGGCAGCTTCGAGTGCACGACGGTCACGGTTCCGCTCGACTGGACCGACCCCGCCGCCGGCGAGCTCGACATCGCCGTCACCCGCAGCCGCGCCGAAGGCGGCGAACCGCGCGGCTCGATCCTCACCAACCCCGGCGGCCCCGGCGCCAGCGGCATCGACATCGTCCAGTCTTCGCTGTCGTTCATGGTCGGCGATCCGGTCCGGGCCGTTTACGACACGATCGGATTCGACCCGCGCGGGGTCGGGCAGTCCACGGCGGTGCGCTGCCTCGACGCCGCCGAGATGGACGACTACCTCTACGACATCCCCGCCGCAGAACGCGGCACCACCGCATGGGAGGACGAGCTGCTCGATCGCCATCGCGACTTCGCCGAGGCGTGCGATGCGTCGAGCGACGGCATCCTCCCGTTCATCACCACCGAGAACGCCGCTCGAGACATGGACGTGCTGCGCGCCGTCCTGGGCGACAGCGAGCTGACCTACCTCGGCTACTCGTACGGAACCTTCCTCGGCGCGACGTACGCCGAGCTGTACCCCGACCGCGCAGGCCGGCTCGTGCTCGACGGCGCCGTCGACCCGTCGATCTCGGGGCTCGAGGTCGGCACCGTGCAGGCGGTCGGGTTCGAATCGGCGCTCCGCGCCTACATGGCCGACTGCTTGACCGACGACGCCTGTCCGTTCCGCGGATCCGTCGACCAGGCGATGGCCGACCTCGGCACGCTCCTGGCAAGCGTCGACCGCGACGCGCTCCGCAATGGCGACGGGCGGATGCTGGGCGCCGACGCCCTCATGACGTCGATCATCTCGCCGCTGTACGCGGAGTGGAGCTGGCCTGCACTCACGCAGTCGCTGACGGCGGTGCTCGCGGGCGACCCGACATTCGCGTTCGGCCTCGCCGACGAGTACTACAACCGCGTCGACGGCGTGTACGTCGACAACCAGACCGAGGCGTTCCGCGCGTACAACTGCCTGGACTACCCGGTCGAGGTCGACCCCGAAGACACCGCTGCGGCCGAGGCGCGGATGGAGGCCGAGGCTCCCACGATCGCCCCGTACTGGTCCGGACCGGATCCGTGCTCGGTGTGGTCCTACCCTCCGACCGGGCAGCGCGGGCCGATCGCCGCCGACGGCGCGCCGCCGATCGTCGTCGTCGGCACCACGAACGACCCGGCGACGCCGTACGAGTGGGCGGTCTCGCTCGCCGATCAGCTGTCGTCGGGAGTGCTCGTCACCCGCGTCGGTGAGGGGCACACGGGCTACAACAAGGGCAACGAGTGCGTCGACACGGCCGTCGAGGACTACCTCGTCGACGGCATCGTTCCCGAAGACGGTCTCACCTGCGAGTAG
- the tmk gene encoding dTMP kinase gives MTAGAERASAPGLFVTFEGGDGVGKTTQSTLLEEWLRGAGHSVVRTREPGGTEVGVLIRDIVLHHRGEVAPRAEALLYAADRAHHIESLVRPALARGEVVIQDRYLDSSVAYQGAGRVLGRDEVRDLSLWATGGLLPDLTVLLDLDPAAARARLDADDKPFDRLESERETFHARVRDEFLSLAAAEPDRFLVLDASRPAHDLAGDIRTRVRALLDLDAA, from the coding sequence GTGACGGCGGGAGCCGAGCGCGCGAGCGCGCCGGGGCTCTTCGTCACCTTCGAGGGCGGCGACGGCGTCGGCAAGACGACCCAGTCGACGCTGCTGGAGGAGTGGCTGCGCGGGGCCGGGCACTCGGTGGTGCGCACCCGCGAACCCGGCGGCACCGAGGTGGGTGTGCTCATCCGCGACATCGTGCTCCACCACCGCGGCGAGGTCGCACCGCGCGCGGAGGCGCTGCTCTACGCGGCCGACCGCGCGCACCACATCGAGTCGCTGGTGCGCCCGGCGCTCGCCCGCGGCGAGGTCGTGATCCAGGACCGGTACCTCGATTCGTCCGTCGCCTATCAGGGGGCGGGACGCGTGCTCGGGCGCGACGAGGTGCGCGATCTCTCGCTGTGGGCGACGGGCGGACTCCTCCCCGATCTCACCGTGCTGCTGGACCTCGATCCGGCGGCCGCCCGCGCCCGCCTCGACGCCGACGACAAGCCGTTCGACCGGCTCGAGTCCGAGCGCGAGACCTTCCACGCCCGGGTCCGCGACGAGTTCCTGTCGCTCGCCGCAGCCGAACCCGACCGCTTCCTCGTGCTCGACGCCTCGCGCCCCGCGCACGACCTCGCCGGCGACATCCGCACTCGGGTCCGCGCTCTGCTCGACCTCGACGCCGCATAG
- a CDS encoding DNA polymerase III subunit delta' yields MVAPSDVASPPWNDVWGQDDAVEALRGAASDPAALAHAWLITGPPGSGRSTLAYAFAAALIAEPGDEAAMNQVLARTHPDLTSLRTEGVIISIKDARALVERSYFAPSLGRYRVIVMEDADRMAERTSNVLLKALEEPPERTVWVLCAPSDADLLPTIRSRVRTLRLREPEIDDVARLITQRTGVDAATAEQSARHAQRHIGMAQRLATDAAARARRDDMLRAVLAVRGVGGAVEVAGRIVQAATDDAKALTAERDEAERTGLLRTLGIVEGAAVPPAVRSQLSALEDDQKRRATRSLRDGIDRVLTDLESMYRDVVMLQYGRDTDLINRELEPDLRALAAAWTPERTLVVLEAISLTRDNVEQNAAPALALESMLITVASGRTL; encoded by the coding sequence ATGGTGGCACCCTCCGACGTCGCGAGCCCGCCGTGGAACGACGTCTGGGGCCAGGACGACGCCGTGGAGGCGCTGCGCGGCGCGGCATCCGATCCCGCCGCCCTCGCCCACGCCTGGCTCATCACCGGCCCGCCGGGCTCCGGGCGCTCGACGCTCGCCTACGCCTTCGCCGCCGCGCTGATCGCCGAGCCGGGAGACGAGGCGGCGATGAACCAGGTTCTCGCCCGTACGCATCCCGACCTCACCTCGCTGCGCACCGAGGGCGTCATCATCTCGATCAAAGACGCGCGCGCTCTCGTGGAGCGGTCGTACTTCGCGCCGTCGCTGGGTCGCTACCGGGTGATCGTCATGGAAGACGCCGACCGCATGGCCGAGCGCACCTCGAACGTGCTGCTGAAGGCGCTCGAAGAGCCGCCGGAGCGCACGGTCTGGGTGCTGTGCGCGCCGAGCGACGCCGATCTCCTCCCCACGATCCGCTCGCGGGTGCGCACGCTGCGCCTGCGCGAGCCCGAGATCGACGATGTCGCACGGCTCATCACCCAGCGCACGGGTGTCGACGCGGCCACCGCCGAGCAGTCGGCGCGGCACGCGCAGCGGCATATCGGCATGGCGCAGCGACTGGCGACGGATGCCGCGGCCCGCGCGCGCCGCGACGACATGCTGCGCGCCGTCCTCGCGGTCCGCGGCGTCGGCGGCGCGGTCGAGGTGGCGGGTCGCATCGTCCAGGCGGCCACCGACGACGCGAAGGCTCTGACTGCGGAGCGCGACGAGGCGGAGCGCACTGGGCTGCTCCGCACGCTCGGCATCGTCGAGGGCGCCGCCGTGCCGCCCGCGGTGCGCTCGCAGCTGTCTGCACTCGAAGACGATCAGAAGCGGCGCGCGACGCGCAGCCTCCGCGACGGCATCGACCGCGTGCTCACCGACCTCGAGTCGATGTACCGCGACGTCGTCATGCTCCAGTACGGACGAGACACCGACCTGATCAACCGGGAGCTCGAGCCTGACCTCCGCGCCCTCGCCGCGGCGTGGACTCCCGAGCGCACGCTCGTCGTACTCGAGGCGATATCTCTCACGCGAGACAATGTCGAGCAGAACGCCGCGCCCGCGCTCGCCCTCGAGAGCATGCTCATCACCGTGGCCAGCGGAAGGACCCTGTGA
- a CDS encoding type II secretion system F family protein: protein MLGRLISAGRATRTTDAAAAADTVLRLAVLLQAGIAPARAWQHLAENGDPAATSVRDAMAEGTSMIDAISRAGDAPHGGGGRAVGPTTTARVRDSTAPWDDVAAAWRVATVVGAPLAASLRSHASALRDAQETADDVRAALAEPAGTARLLSWLPLVAVGLGAALGFDTFTVLLTSPVGWGCIVAGGALTVVSHRWTRRLVRAQAAPDSFPGRTAELLAIALGSGVSVDRALDLAGQAGAEADAECTRVLALSREAGVPAVELLRAHGAYERHRARVEGRLRAARLSSRLLLPLGVCTLPAFLLLGVAPLFLGVLASTPLII, encoded by the coding sequence GTGCTCGGCCGGCTGATCTCGGCCGGTCGCGCGACGCGGACGACGGATGCCGCGGCAGCAGCGGACACCGTGCTGCGGCTGGCGGTGCTGCTGCAGGCCGGCATCGCCCCGGCGCGGGCGTGGCAGCACCTGGCGGAGAACGGCGATCCGGCGGCGACCTCGGTGCGTGATGCGATGGCCGAGGGAACCTCGATGATCGACGCCATCTCCCGAGCGGGGGATGCTCCACACGGCGGGGGAGGGCGGGCAGTCGGGCCGACGACGACGGCTCGAGTACGCGACTCGACCGCGCCCTGGGATGACGTCGCAGCGGCCTGGCGGGTGGCGACCGTCGTCGGCGCGCCGCTCGCGGCGAGCCTGCGCTCTCACGCATCGGCGCTGCGCGACGCACAGGAGACCGCCGACGACGTGCGCGCCGCGCTCGCCGAACCGGCCGGCACCGCGCGCCTGCTGTCGTGGCTTCCGCTGGTGGCGGTGGGCCTCGGTGCCGCGCTCGGCTTCGATACGTTCACCGTCCTGCTGACATCGCCGGTGGGGTGGGGATGCATCGTCGCCGGCGGCGCCCTCACCGTCGTCTCCCACCGGTGGACGCGGCGTCTGGTCCGCGCACAGGCCGCGCCCGACTCCTTTCCGGGGCGGACGGCGGAGCTGCTCGCGATCGCGCTCGGGTCGGGGGTCTCGGTCGACCGCGCCCTCGACCTGGCAGGGCAGGCGGGCGCTGAGGCCGACGCCGAGTGCACCCGCGTGCTCGCGCTCTCGCGGGAGGCCGGCGTGCCCGCCGTCGAACTGCTCCGCGCGCACGGCGCCTACGAGCGGCACCGGGCGCGGGTGGAGGGGCGGCTGCGTGCCGCGCGTCTGTCGTCTCGACTGCTGCTGCCTCTCGGCGTCTGCACCCTGCCCGCATTCCTCCTGCTGGGGGTGGCTCCGCTGTTCCTCGGTGTGCTGGCGTCCACGCCGCTCATCATCTGA
- a CDS encoding ABC transporter permease subunit, with protein MDRLVDLLPEMWAATFETLYVVSFALILGGAGGLLLGIALYATRAGSIFPNRVVFGALNVTVNFFRPIPFVILLAAVQPIARSVGIPGIGPEFGIFAISVASLFAISRIVEQNLLTVKPGVIEAARAAGAGRGRILLRLVPREALGPLILGYTFIVVALVDMTAIAGAVAAGGLGEFAIVYGFKQFNPWVTWAAVLVIIVIVQVVQFVGNALARRVLRR; from the coding sequence GTGGATAGGCTCGTCGACCTGCTGCCCGAGATGTGGGCGGCCACGTTCGAGACCCTGTACGTCGTCTCGTTCGCCCTCATCCTCGGCGGTGCGGGCGGACTGCTGCTCGGCATCGCGCTGTACGCCACCCGTGCCGGCAGCATCTTCCCGAACCGCGTCGTGTTCGGCGCCCTCAACGTGACGGTCAACTTCTTCCGCCCGATCCCGTTCGTCATCCTCCTCGCCGCCGTGCAGCCGATCGCCCGCAGTGTCGGCATCCCCGGGATCGGCCCGGAGTTCGGCATCTTCGCGATCAGCGTCGCATCGCTCTTCGCGATCAGCCGGATCGTCGAGCAGAACCTGCTCACGGTCAAGCCGGGCGTGATCGAAGCCGCGCGGGCCGCGGGTGCCGGTCGCGGCCGGATCCTCCTGCGGCTGGTGCCCCGCGAGGCCCTCGGGCCTCTGATCCTCGGCTACACCTTCATCGTGGTGGCCCTCGTCGACATGACCGCGATCGCGGGAGCTGTCGCGGCGGGCGGCCTCGGCGAATTCGCGATCGTCTACGGGTTCAAGCAGTTCAACCCGTGGGTGACGTGGGCGGCGGTGCTGGTGATCATCGTCATCGTGCAGGTGGTGCAGTTCGTGGGCAACGCCCTCGCTCGTCGCGTGCTGCGCCGCTGA